The Microbacterium horticulturae genome has a window encoding:
- the qcrC gene encoding cytochrome bc1 complex diheme cytochrome c subunit has protein sequence MAREKKRRVSGRRSPLAAVALIGIGLLATGGIYAGASAAVAATNDSSTSASTALTVDDGKKLFQANCATCHGMDLQGSDDGPSLAGVGELAVEFQVSTGRMPLAMQGPQAPQKPEQFTEDQIKAIAAYVQSVAPGPTYPSEETLDGKGDVANGAEIFRTNCAMCHNVAGAGGALTQGKFAPSLENTSALHMYAAMVTGPQNMPVFSNMNLNLDEKRDIISYLLYLQDHESVGGFGLGSLGPVAEGLFIWIFGIGTLIGVTVWITAKSN, from the coding sequence ATGGCACGTGAGAAGAAGCGTCGCGTCTCCGGGCGCCGCAGTCCCCTGGCAGCAGTCGCCCTCATCGGGATCGGTCTGCTGGCGACCGGCGGCATCTACGCCGGCGCGTCGGCGGCGGTCGCCGCGACCAACGACTCGTCGACGTCCGCGTCGACGGCACTGACCGTCGACGACGGCAAGAAGCTGTTCCAGGCCAACTGCGCCACCTGTCACGGCATGGATCTGCAGGGATCCGACGACGGCCCGTCGCTGGCCGGCGTCGGCGAACTCGCCGTGGAGTTCCAGGTGTCCACCGGTCGCATGCCGCTGGCGATGCAGGGCCCGCAGGCCCCGCAGAAGCCCGAGCAGTTCACCGAGGACCAGATCAAGGCCATCGCCGCCTACGTGCAGTCCGTCGCCCCCGGCCCGACATACCCGTCTGAAGAAACGCTCGACGGCAAGGGCGACGTCGCCAACGGCGCGGAGATCTTCCGCACCAACTGCGCCATGTGCCACAACGTCGCCGGCGCCGGCGGTGCCCTGACCCAGGGCAAGTTCGCGCCGTCGCTGGAGAACACCAGCGCACTGCACATGTACGCCGCGATGGTCACCGGCCCGCAGAACATGCCCGTGTTCAGCAACATGAACCTGAACCTCGACGAGAAGCGCGACATCATCTCGTACCTGCTCTACCTGCAGGATCACGAATCGGTCGGCGGCTTCGGCCTCGGTTCTCTCGGCCCCGTCGCAGAGGGCCTCTTCATCTGGATCTTCGGCATCGGCACCCTCATCGGTGTGACGGTGTGGATCACCGCGAAGTCCAACTGA
- a CDS encoding STM3941 family protein, translating to MADSPDVLKIVSPRRSLVFLLVVCVLFTAMGVVILALAPTKTLNLIVGVAAIGFFGVGGGYSLVRQWRRSTVLVADDEGIRVTGAGRIPWADVDRIGVTSEGLGIRLRRYDAFLASTPARGEHSATSLRAARTRNSGYDLLFAERLLGRTAGEAARDLQRRRPGA from the coding sequence GTGGCCGATTCCCCCGATGTGCTCAAGATCGTCTCTCCGCGGCGCAGTCTCGTCTTCCTGCTGGTGGTCTGCGTGCTGTTCACCGCCATGGGCGTGGTCATCCTCGCGCTCGCACCGACCAAGACGCTGAACCTCATCGTCGGCGTCGCCGCGATCGGCTTCTTCGGCGTCGGCGGTGGCTACTCGCTGGTCCGGCAGTGGCGGCGCTCCACCGTGCTGGTCGCCGACGATGAGGGCATCCGCGTGACGGGCGCCGGCCGGATCCCGTGGGCCGACGTGGACCGCATCGGCGTCACCAGCGAGGGATTGGGCATTCGCCTGCGTCGCTACGACGCGTTCCTCGCGTCGACGCCGGCCCGAGGCGAGCACTCCGCGACGAGCCTGCGCGCCGCCCGGACCCGCAACTCCGGCTACGACCTTCTGTTCGCCGAGCGCCTCCTGGGCCGCACCGCCGGCGAGGCCGCACGCGACCTGCAGCGCCGCCGGCCGGGCGCATGA
- a CDS encoding MarR family winged helix-turn-helix transcriptional regulator: MDDSIDRIRTEWARMRPGLDTAPIAVLGRVLLAAKTVQERADQNLADAGVSRAEFDLLSQLRRSQAPLRPGDLTRGIVGSPAATTKRLHRLAEAELVVRSADPDDGRASRVSLTDAGRELIDRVLPAQLAEEAQLLAGLPPARQRELADLLRELLISWGL, translated from the coding sequence ATGGACGATTCGATCGACCGCATCCGAACCGAGTGGGCCCGGATGCGACCCGGCCTGGACACCGCGCCGATCGCGGTCCTCGGCCGCGTCCTGCTGGCGGCGAAGACGGTGCAGGAGAGAGCCGATCAGAACCTCGCCGACGCCGGGGTGAGCCGCGCGGAGTTCGATCTGCTCAGTCAGCTGCGTCGCAGCCAGGCGCCGCTGCGCCCGGGCGATCTGACCCGCGGCATCGTCGGGTCGCCGGCCGCAACCACCAAGCGCCTGCATCGGCTCGCCGAGGCGGAGCTCGTGGTGCGCTCGGCCGACCCCGACGACGGGCGGGCATCCCGTGTGTCGCTGACCGACGCAGGGCGCGAGCTCATCGACCGCGTGCTGCCCGCTCAGCTGGCCGAGGAGGCGCAGCTGCTGGCGGGGTTGCCACCGGCCCGACAGCGCGAGCTCGCCGATCTGCTGCGCGAACTGCTGATCTCCTGGGGCCTGTGA
- the ctaE gene encoding aa3-type cytochrome oxidase subunit III, with protein MVCVTTPATFNQALRTVKRPDPVAVGTIVWLGSEVMFFAGLFAIYFTLRSTSPDLWAEMTQHLNVPYAAVNTIILVLSSVTCQMGVFAAERFQPYSVKKRGPLGWGMVEWFFLTFAMGAIFVSGQVWEYAQLVAEGMPIHANAYASAFYLTTGFHALHVTGGLIAFLLVIGRAYAVKNFGRKEMTTSIVVSYYWHFVDVVWIALFLVIYFLK; from the coding sequence ATGGTGTGCGTGACGACCCCAGCGACTTTCAATCAGGCTTTGCGCACAGTGAAGCGACCTGACCCGGTCGCCGTCGGCACGATCGTCTGGCTCGGCAGCGAGGTGATGTTCTTCGCGGGACTCTTCGCGATCTACTTCACGCTGCGCAGCACGTCCCCCGACCTGTGGGCGGAGATGACGCAGCACCTGAACGTGCCGTACGCCGCCGTGAACACGATCATCCTCGTGCTCTCGTCGGTGACGTGCCAGATGGGCGTGTTCGCGGCGGAGCGGTTCCAGCCCTATTCCGTGAAGAAGCGCGGGCCTCTGGGCTGGGGCATGGTCGAGTGGTTCTTCCTCACCTTCGCGATGGGCGCGATCTTCGTGTCCGGTCAGGTGTGGGAGTACGCCCAGCTCGTCGCCGAGGGCATGCCGATCCACGCGAACGCCTACGCGTCGGCGTTCTACCTCACCACCGGCTTCCACGCCCTGCACGTGACCGGCGGTCTCATCGCGTTCCTCCTGGTGATCGGACGCGCCTACGCCGTGAAGAACTTCGGGCGCAAGGAGATGACGACATCCATCGTCGTGTCGTACTACTGGCACTTCGTCGACGTCGTCTGGATCGCCCTGTTCCTCGTCATCTACTTCCTGAAATAA
- a CDS encoding TraR/DksA family transcriptional regulator, whose protein sequence is MDDAHREEFRALLTARAEEIAQTTAALDEDLDALATARGQDTADDEHDPEGVTLSAEWSRIAGLRAEQMRERDAVAAAQTRWDAGTYGICAGCGRPIPIGRLRVRPMATLCVACAERAGV, encoded by the coding sequence ATGGACGACGCGCACCGCGAAGAGTTCCGTGCCCTGCTGACGGCGCGGGCCGAGGAGATCGCTCAGACCACCGCCGCGCTCGATGAGGATCTGGATGCCCTGGCCACCGCGCGCGGTCAGGACACCGCCGATGACGAGCACGACCCCGAGGGAGTCACGCTGTCGGCGGAGTGGTCGCGCATCGCCGGCCTGCGCGCCGAGCAGATGCGTGAGCGCGATGCGGTCGCCGCCGCGCAGACGCGGTGGGATGCCGGCACCTACGGGATCTGTGCGGGCTGCGGCAGGCCCATTCCGATCGGGCGGTTGCGCGTGAGGCCGATGGCGACGCTGTGTGTGGCGTGCGCCGAGCGCGCCGGGGTGTGA
- the rpsA gene encoding 30S ribosomal protein S1, translating to MTTATTAPAITQVAINDIGSAEDFMAAVEKTLKFFNDGDLIEGTVVKIDRDEVLLDVGYKTEGVIPSRELSIKHDVDPNEVVKVGDEVEALVLQKEDKEGRLILSKKRAQYERAWGDVEKIKENDGVVTGQVIEVVKGGLIVDIGLRGFLPASLIELRRVRDLTPYLGQELEAKILELDKNRNNVVLSRRALLEQTQSESRTNFLNNLHKGQIRKGTVSSIVNFGAFVDLGGVDGLVHVSELSWKHIEHASEVVEVGQEVTVEVLEVDLDRERVSLSLKATQEDPWQVFARTHAIGQIAPGKVTKLVPFGAFVRVADGIEGLVHISELSGKHVELAEQVVSVGEEVFVKVIDIDLERRRISLSLKQANDAVDPFGTEFDPALYGMATEYDENGEYKFPEGFDPETNQWKEGFDEQREKWEQEYAAAQARWEAHKAQVAKAAEAEAAGFGGNEPSSSFSSDSNSVGTLADDEALAALREKLSGR from the coding sequence ATGACTACCGCAACGACCGCCCCGGCCATCACGCAGGTCGCGATCAACGACATCGGATCTGCTGAAGACTTCATGGCCGCGGTCGAAAAGACCCTGAAGTTCTTCAACGACGGAGACCTCATCGAAGGCACCGTCGTGAAGATCGACCGCGACGAGGTGCTCCTCGACGTCGGGTACAAGACCGAGGGTGTCATTCCCTCGCGCGAACTTTCCATCAAGCACGACGTCGACCCCAACGAGGTCGTCAAGGTCGGCGATGAAGTCGAGGCGCTGGTCCTCCAGAAGGAGGACAAGGAAGGCCGCCTCATCCTGTCCAAGAAGCGCGCACAGTACGAGCGCGCCTGGGGCGATGTCGAGAAGATCAAGGAGAACGACGGCGTCGTGACCGGTCAGGTCATCGAGGTCGTCAAGGGTGGTCTTATCGTCGACATCGGGCTGCGCGGCTTCCTGCCGGCGTCGCTCATCGAGCTGCGCCGCGTCCGCGACCTGACCCCGTACCTGGGCCAGGAGCTGGAGGCGAAGATCCTCGAGCTCGACAAGAACCGCAACAACGTGGTGCTCTCGCGCCGCGCCCTGCTCGAGCAGACGCAGTCCGAGTCGCGCACGAACTTCCTCAACAACCTGCACAAGGGCCAGATCCGCAAGGGCACGGTCTCGTCGATCGTCAACTTCGGTGCGTTCGTCGACCTGGGCGGCGTGGACGGCCTGGTGCACGTCTCCGAGCTCAGCTGGAAGCACATCGAGCACGCCAGCGAGGTCGTCGAGGTGGGCCAGGAGGTCACCGTCGAGGTTCTCGAGGTCGACCTCGACCGCGAGCGCGTCTCCCTGTCGCTGAAGGCGACGCAGGAGGACCCGTGGCAGGTCTTCGCCCGCACCCACGCGATCGGCCAGATCGCACCGGGCAAGGTCACCAAGCTCGTTCCGTTCGGTGCGTTCGTTCGCGTCGCGGACGGCATCGAGGGCCTCGTGCACATCTCCGAGCTGTCGGGCAAGCACGTCGAGCTGGCCGAGCAGGTCGTCTCGGTGGGTGAAGAGGTCTTCGTCAAGGTCATCGACATCGACCTGGAGCGCCGCCGCATCTCGCTGTCGCTCAAGCAGGCGAACGACGCCGTCGACCCGTTCGGCACCGAGTTCGACCCGGCCCTCTACGGCATGGCCACCGAGTACGACGAGAACGGGGAGTACAAGTTCCCCGAGGGGTTCGACCCGGAGACCAACCAGTGGAAGGAAGGCTTCGACGAGCAGCGCGAGAAGTGGGAGCAGGAATACGCTGCCGCACAGGCGCGCTGGGAGGCCCACAAGGCACAGGTCGCCAAGGCGGCCGAGGCCGAGGCCGCCGGCTTCGGCGGCAACGAGCCGTCGTCGTCCTTCTCCAGCGACTCCAACTCGGTCGGCACCCTCGCCGACGACGAGGCGCTCGCCGCTCTGCGGGAGAAGCTGTCGGGCCGCTGA
- a CDS encoding FUSC family protein, giving the protein MRMTLRASRRAPLLQVLKSAVATIIAWLLCAWLIPGQLPVFAAIAALLVVQPSLNQSFSKAVERTVGVIIGVAVAGVLGLALGNGTWIIIAAILLALLLAWALRMTSGTANQVAISAMLVLALGIGTPGYAVDRIIETMIGAVIGFIVNVAIVPPVAVAPAHRSVDLLGVELADTLDRLADALQRPQTAASLTELLVTARLLRSMRERAETAISTATESLTLNPRAARHRSELTELQRLLDRFSTVITQTIGMTRTFYDRYDADLETEPTVTAISEQLHRAAHDVRLLVQRMEDATDLAPAEEDAPALTRPLSVAAPRSGHWVLVGSLLVDLHRIHDTLTEDAPPVSH; this is encoded by the coding sequence ATGCGCATGACCCTTCGCGCGAGCCGCCGGGCTCCCCTCCTGCAGGTGCTCAAATCGGCGGTCGCCACGATCATCGCGTGGCTGCTGTGCGCATGGCTCATTCCCGGGCAGCTGCCGGTGTTCGCCGCCATCGCCGCATTGCTTGTGGTCCAGCCGAGCCTGAACCAATCGTTCTCGAAGGCGGTCGAGCGCACGGTCGGCGTGATCATCGGCGTCGCCGTGGCCGGAGTCCTCGGGCTCGCGCTCGGCAACGGCACCTGGATCATCATCGCCGCCATCCTGCTCGCGCTTTTGCTCGCCTGGGCGCTGCGGATGACGTCCGGCACCGCGAACCAGGTCGCCATCAGCGCGATGCTCGTCCTGGCACTGGGCATCGGTACGCCCGGCTACGCGGTCGATCGCATCATCGAGACGATGATCGGCGCGGTCATCGGCTTCATCGTGAACGTGGCGATCGTTCCGCCGGTGGCGGTCGCGCCCGCCCACCGCAGTGTCGACCTGCTCGGCGTCGAGCTCGCGGACACTCTCGACCGCCTCGCCGATGCCCTGCAGCGCCCGCAGACGGCCGCGTCGTTGACAGAGCTCCTGGTCACCGCACGCCTGCTGCGGTCCATGCGCGAGCGCGCCGAGACCGCCATCAGCACCGCGACCGAGTCGCTGACCCTCAACCCTCGCGCGGCCCGGCACCGATCGGAGCTCACCGAGCTGCAGCGGCTGCTCGATCGCTTCTCGACGGTGATCACCCAGACCATCGGGATGACCCGCACCTTCTACGATCGCTACGACGCCGATCTCGAGACGGAACCCACCGTGACCGCCATCAGTGAGCAGCTGCACCGCGCCGCGCACGATGTGCGCCTGCTCGTGCAGCGCATGGAGGATGCGACCGATCTCGCGCCCGCTGAGGAGGACGCACCGGCCCTCACCCGCCCGCTGTCAGTGGCCGCGCCGCGCTCGGGCCACTGGGTGCTCGTCGGCTCGCTCCTGGTCGATCTGCATCGCATCCACGACACGCTGACGGAGGATGCCCCGCCCGTGTCACACTGA
- the qcrA gene encoding cytochrome bc1 complex Rieske iron-sulfur subunit — MAHEEDPLEHERASWQPSPGLAVAVPDPVQNDELPPHRERVTDKDPAAMKRAVRTVYTLFYLSVAASIWAVAAYMIFPIEDGQITSIRHNNLFIGLGIALALLAIGIGAIHWSKAIMSDKEFVEPRHATRGRDSTREAAVKAFADANEESGFGRRAMVRNSLIAAVVASIAPGVVLFRGLAPHSSPSNPYAGDPVHLLSHTMWKKGMRLAHDPSGVPIKASDVTLGSAFHVIPEALADVTHAEGYLDEKAKAIVLLMRLPVDQLHPEPGHEDWGFDGIVAYSKVCTHVGCPVALYEQQTHHLLCPCHQSQFDVSHGARVIFGPAARALPQLPIEVDAEGYIVAKSDFQEPVGPSFWERH; from the coding sequence ATGGCACACGAGGAAGACCCGCTCGAGCACGAGAGGGCTTCGTGGCAGCCCTCCCCCGGGCTCGCCGTCGCGGTCCCCGATCCGGTGCAGAACGACGAACTGCCGCCGCACCGCGAGCGGGTGACCGACAAAGACCCCGCCGCCATGAAGCGGGCCGTCCGCACGGTCTACACGTTGTTCTACCTGTCGGTCGCCGCGAGCATCTGGGCGGTGGCCGCCTACATGATCTTCCCGATCGAAGACGGCCAGATCACCAGCATCCGGCACAACAATCTCTTCATCGGCCTCGGCATCGCACTCGCGCTGCTGGCGATCGGCATCGGCGCGATCCACTGGTCGAAGGCGATCATGTCCGACAAGGAGTTCGTCGAGCCCCGGCACGCGACCCGCGGTCGTGACAGCACCCGCGAGGCCGCCGTCAAGGCGTTCGCCGATGCCAACGAGGAGTCCGGCTTCGGTCGCCGTGCGATGGTCCGCAACTCGCTGATCGCGGCGGTCGTGGCATCCATCGCCCCCGGCGTCGTGCTGTTCCGCGGCCTGGCCCCGCACAGCAGCCCCTCGAACCCCTACGCGGGCGACCCGGTGCACTTGCTCAGCCACACCATGTGGAAGAAGGGCATGCGCCTGGCCCACGACCCCAGCGGTGTGCCGATCAAGGCCTCCGACGTGACCCTGGGCTCGGCGTTCCACGTGATCCCCGAGGCTCTGGCCGATGTCACCCACGCGGAGGGCTACCTCGACGAGAAGGCCAAGGCCATCGTGCTGCTGATGCGCCTGCCCGTCGACCAGCTGCACCCCGAGCCGGGCCATGAGGACTGGGGCTTCGACGGCATCGTCGCGTACTCCAAGGTCTGCACGCACGTCGGTTGCCCGGTCGCACTGTACGAGCAGCAGACGCACCACCTGCTGTGCCCGTGCCACCAGTCGCAGTTCGACGTCTCGCACGGCGCCCGCGTCATCTTCGGCCCGGCGGCGCGCGCGCTGCCGCAGCTGCCGATCGAGGTCGATGCCGAAGGCTACATCGTCGCCAAGAGCGACTTCCAAGAACCCGTCGGCCCGAGCTTCTGGGAGCGTCATTGA
- a CDS encoding 5'-3' exonuclease, with the protein MVAPLMLLDSASLYFRGFYGAPASITAPDGTPVNAVRGFLDIIAKLVATYRPGPVVACWDDAWRPRWRVGLIASYKAHRVAQTLSDGTWAEDVPPELIVQVPIIREVLEALGMPPVGAADHEADDVIGTLAARATGPVDVVTGDRDLFQVIDDDRGVRVVYTARGMSRLEVVTDEVVQTKYGVHAGQYVDFAVLRGDPSDGLPGVAGIGEKTAAGLLAAHGDLAGIRAAADAGEGLTPRARTNVLASAAYLDVAPTVVRVTTDADVPPAPARAPRPDLDAAHALAERWGLGGAMQRVLDALAG; encoded by the coding sequence ATGGTCGCTCCGCTCATGCTCCTCGACTCCGCATCGCTGTATTTCCGCGGATTCTACGGAGCCCCGGCATCCATCACCGCCCCCGACGGCACGCCGGTCAACGCCGTCCGCGGCTTCCTCGACATCATCGCCAAGCTCGTCGCGACCTATCGGCCGGGCCCCGTGGTCGCCTGCTGGGACGACGCATGGCGCCCGCGCTGGCGCGTCGGGCTGATCGCGTCGTACAAGGCGCATCGGGTCGCGCAGACGCTCTCCGACGGGACGTGGGCCGAAGACGTCCCGCCGGAGCTGATCGTGCAGGTGCCGATCATCCGAGAGGTGCTGGAAGCGCTCGGGATGCCGCCGGTCGGCGCCGCGGACCATGAAGCCGACGACGTCATCGGCACGCTCGCCGCCCGCGCCACCGGGCCCGTCGACGTGGTCACCGGCGACCGCGACCTGTTCCAGGTCATCGACGACGACCGCGGAGTGCGCGTGGTCTACACGGCCCGCGGGATGAGCCGGCTCGAGGTCGTCACCGACGAGGTCGTGCAGACCAAGTACGGCGTGCACGCCGGGCAGTACGTGGACTTCGCGGTGCTGCGCGGCGATCCCTCGGACGGGCTGCCCGGTGTCGCGGGCATCGGCGAGAAGACGGCGGCGGGCCTGCTGGCCGCGCACGGCGATCTCGCCGGCATCCGGGCGGCGGCCGACGCCGGCGAAGGTCTGACGCCGCGTGCACGCACGAACGTGCTGGCATCCGCCGCCTATCTCGATGTGGCCCCCACCGTCGTGCGAGTGACCACAGACGCGGACGTGCCGCCCGCTCCCGCACGCGCCCCGCGGCCCGACCTCGACGCCGCGCACGCCCTGGCCGAGCGCTGGGGACTGGGCGGGGCGATGCAGCGCGTGCTCGACGCCCTGGCAGGTTAG
- a CDS encoding FUSC family protein translates to MRAFGAQLFHFGPDGGAWRVAVRCVISIGVPMLVLLATGRLDLLGAAAFGAFAAVFGRELTPGARARLQALMGAGLAASVVIGLAAAHLPWQPWSSTIVVILVGIVASVLGNIVQWKPAGPLFFIFASGAFAGGPALGLAGAALIAVVTIATSALAVLVGAAAALLTGCGHADRPDRAVRGRWQDAAGDGMVVDVVVASTLAGAVALVLGLDHVYWAVLSAVVPASVSLRGPWVAKGAHRVIGTAAGVALAAPLLMLALPGWAVVVVALVLQLGTELFVPRNYGLAMLFITPLALLISSAAHPGDTASLLFDRFWATVVGIGIGMLVLTVRAARARSRAPRTVLG, encoded by the coding sequence ATGCGGGCGTTCGGTGCGCAGCTGTTCCATTTCGGGCCCGACGGGGGAGCGTGGCGTGTCGCCGTCCGCTGTGTGATCAGCATTGGTGTGCCGATGCTCGTGCTCTTGGCCACCGGCCGGCTCGATCTGCTGGGCGCCGCCGCGTTCGGGGCTTTCGCCGCCGTCTTCGGCCGTGAGCTGACGCCCGGCGCGCGGGCGCGCCTGCAAGCGTTGATGGGCGCCGGGCTGGCGGCATCCGTCGTCATCGGTCTCGCCGCCGCACACCTGCCGTGGCAGCCGTGGTCGAGCACCATCGTGGTCATCCTCGTGGGCATCGTGGCCAGCGTGCTGGGCAACATCGTGCAGTGGAAGCCGGCGGGGCCGCTGTTCTTCATCTTCGCGTCGGGGGCGTTCGCCGGCGGGCCGGCGCTCGGGCTCGCCGGTGCCGCGCTGATCGCTGTCGTGACGATAGCGACCTCCGCCTTGGCGGTGCTGGTCGGCGCCGCCGCGGCGCTGCTCACCGGGTGCGGGCACGCCGACCGCCCCGACCGAGCCGTGCGCGGTCGTTGGCAGGACGCCGCCGGCGACGGAATGGTCGTCGATGTCGTCGTGGCTTCGACCCTCGCCGGCGCGGTCGCGCTGGTCTTGGGCCTTGACCACGTGTATTGGGCGGTGCTCTCGGCGGTGGTCCCCGCGTCGGTGTCGCTGCGTGGACCCTGGGTCGCCAAAGGCGCGCACCGCGTCATCGGGACGGCGGCCGGCGTCGCGCTGGCCGCGCCGCTGCTGATGCTGGCGCTGCCGGGCTGGGCCGTCGTCGTCGTCGCGCTCGTCCTGCAGCTGGGCACCGAGCTGTTCGTGCCGCGCAACTACGGGCTCGCGATGCTGTTCATCACGCCGCTCGCGCTGCTCATCAGCAGCGCCGCGCATCCCGGTGACACGGCGTCCCTGCTGTTCGACCGGTTCTGGGCGACGGTGGTGGGGATCGGGATCGGGATGCTGGTGCTCACCGTCCGTGCCGCGCGGGCACGCAGTCGCGCCCCGCGCACCGTGCTCGGCTGA
- the trpD gene encoding anthranilate phosphoribosyltransferase: MAELTSWSGILTALLEGRDLSVSEATWAMRAVMAGEATPSQLAGFLVALRRKGETVDEVVGFRDAILEAALPLPVSADVLDIVGTGGDRVGTVNISTMSAIVAAASGIPVVKHGNKAASSSSGSSDVLAALGLDLTLSPETVAEVLERTGITFAFASAFHPGFRHAGATRAELGIPTVFNFLGPLCNPARAEANAVGVAQLDRVPLITGVFRTRGATALVFRGDDGLDEMTTTGHTRVWEVSLGDIHEHDIYPPDLGLPLARLEDLIGGDPAHNAEVVRRTLGGEAGPVRDVVLLNAAAGLVSYRLFRDPTQVQRPILERLTEALRDGAEVVDSGAAAAKLDEWIRTTRELAR, encoded by the coding sequence ATGGCAGAACTCACGTCGTGGTCCGGCATCCTCACCGCACTCCTGGAGGGACGCGACCTCAGCGTCTCGGAGGCGACGTGGGCGATGCGCGCGGTCATGGCGGGCGAAGCGACGCCGTCCCAGCTTGCGGGCTTCCTCGTCGCGCTGCGGCGCAAGGGCGAGACCGTCGACGAGGTCGTCGGCTTCCGCGACGCCATCCTCGAGGCGGCGCTCCCCCTCCCGGTGAGCGCCGACGTCCTCGACATCGTCGGCACCGGCGGCGACCGCGTGGGCACGGTGAACATCTCCACCATGTCGGCGATCGTGGCCGCGGCATCCGGCATCCCCGTCGTCAAGCACGGCAACAAGGCGGCGAGCTCGTCGTCGGGCTCCAGTGACGTGCTGGCGGCCCTCGGCCTGGATCTGACCCTGTCGCCCGAGACCGTGGCCGAGGTGCTCGAGCGCACCGGCATCACCTTCGCCTTCGCCTCCGCGTTCCATCCGGGTTTCCGGCACGCCGGTGCAACCCGCGCCGAGCTCGGCATCCCCACCGTCTTCAACTTCCTCGGGCCGCTGTGCAACCCGGCCCGTGCCGAAGCCAACGCCGTCGGCGTCGCCCAACTCGACCGTGTGCCGCTGATCACCGGCGTCTTCCGCACACGCGGGGCCACAGCGCTCGTCTTCCGCGGCGACGACGGACTCGACGAGATGACCACGACCGGCCACACCCGGGTGTGGGAGGTCAGTCTCGGCGACATCCACGAGCACGACATCTACCCGCCTGACCTCGGTCTTCCGCTCGCGCGACTCGAAGACCTCATCGGCGGCGACCCGGCCCACAACGCCGAGGTCGTGCGGCGCACGCTCGGCGGCGAGGCGGGGCCGGTCCGCGACGTCGTGCTGCTGAACGCGGCCGCCGGCCTCGTCTCGTATCGCCTGTTCCGCGACCCCACGCAGGTGCAGCGCCCGATCCTGGAGCGCCTCACCGAGGCGCTCCGCGACGGCGCGGAAGTCGTCGACAGCGGTGCGGCAGCGGCCAAGCTCGACGAGTGGATCCGCACGACCCGCGAGCTCGCGCGCTGA